A window of Bacillus sp. DX3.1 genomic DNA:
AATGGATATTGTTTCAAAAAACCTAAAACATCTACAATTCTTCCCATATAATAAGGCGCAATAGTTTGCTTTATCTCACTATCTTCAAGTAAAAAAGCGACTGGTTCATGAACACATGTTTTCCCTTTCACAAAATACACCATTGAAAAATGAGCGCTAATAAAATTCCATAACCCTCTTCTCGCTTCTTCATTTAAATAAATCATTTCTTCAATATAAAACTTTTCCTCAAGTACACGATAAAACAAATACCCTTCAGGAACATCTTCGTCCGTGTAGTAAACTGCTAATTGTAAGTCAATTGTTTCTTCACGAAAACGTTCTTCCCATGCAAGTGTGTTCCGAATCATTGCACCATTTGTTTTTTTTGCAAAGTCATTATAAATTTTTTCTTTCTCTTTACTTTTTAAATTCACTCTTCTTACACGACCATTAATGTCTCCACGGTACCTAGGTAACTGCGTATCTTTAATTTGATACTCAATCATATCCGAAATAATTTCCCAACCCTTTTTACGATAATAAGGAATTGAATAGGGAAATAAATAAGAAATATATTGTCCACTCTCTCGCATCGTCTTTAAACTTTCTTTCATTAATGAATTCATTAATCCATGCCCCGCATATTCTGGATATGTTCCGACTCCAGTAACTCCCCCCATCTCATAGATCACGCCATGAATATTCACTTGAAATGGAAGAACTACAATTTGTGAAATTAATTTATCCTTGTCAAACCACCCTAAAGCAGTTCCTGGTTTTAGTTGATGACTTTTCTTCTGTACCATTTTCCCTTCATCATCAATCATTTTTTTTGAAACTTGAAACACATATTTCATCAAATTTGAAAATTGATCTACTTCATTTTCCTTAATTGGTCTCATCGTTAACCCTTTATAGTATGTTGCTTTCATTTTAATAAACTCCTTCTACTTTAACACTGACTATTTAAATTCACTGTTTAGTTAGTATATACAAAATCGTTTATTATCAAGCATGGACATACTATTTATAATGGACACTAAAAAGCATGTCTATCATTCCGTTGCTGTTTTAATAAAACAACAATGTCTTCATATTTGTATAATACTGCATATCGTAATATACTCACAACCGAGTCCTTAGCAACATTTTGAACAATTTCCAACATGAAATATTCCTTCTTTCTTACAATATAAAAAGATGATCGAATCGTTTTATTGAAAGCGAGAAATAAGCTATTATACCTTGGTTTCTAAAGGGATTAAATATAATGTTACACATTATATAGAGAAAAAAAAGAAAAGGATAGATAATACAGATTTACTCTGTATTATCTATCCTTTTTGTACTACAAATGACCTCATTTACTACTACAACATATGAAATTTACTGCAATGCATTTCTGGTTAACAATTCACTTGAATTAAACTAATATAAAACTGCTCAGTTGATTTTTTCAGCTCATCTATTTATTGAATTCATTAACTGGAAGAAGTATTCAGGTTTATGAGTCTTATTTAGGTTATACCATGAATGTAATGTATCTGGTGCAAATACATCTAATTTTTTCAGTACTTCCATCGCAAATTCCAGAGGAGCTACTCCTGATGCAGTAACCAAATTCTCACCAGATACCGCAGGTCCCATCTCATAAAATTTTTCTCCTTTATAATTAGGACAGACCATTTTAATATACTCTAAGTTATTGCTTGTATGCTTTCTAAAATCTAGGTATCCCATATTCGCGAGGCCCTCAGTTGCACCACAAATCGCAGCAACAATAGTGCCAAGATTTAAAGCTTCGCCAATTTTTTTCAAGATAGGTTGATGAATATCTTCTCTCCAAGTAGTCCCTCCAGGTAAAACTAAAAGGTCTTTACTCTCAAGAGTACATTCATCAAGGGAAATATCTGGTTTTATGCTCAGTCCTCCCATCGTAGTAATAATTTCTTTATTAGCTCCTACTGTAACTACTTTTAAAGGTGCTAAATCTTTTTTGAAATATCTTCCTGAGTTTAGTTCAGCAATTAAATATCCATATTCCCAGTCTGACATTGTATTAAATACATAAAGATAAACTTTTTTTGTTTGCATCTAATAACACTCCAATCACAATTGATATAGCCTATTATAATAAAACTTCCCTGACAGATGCGTCAGGAAAAAGATCTTAACGTTGTAAATCCGCATTTTCTAACGCTACCCCTATATTGTAAAAAATTTCCGTTTTTCCTTATATTAAAGAATATATTCTTTATATATTTCGATAAGTCTTTTTTATTTAAATGATTCAAAATGTTGAGACACCCATGTTTTGTTATTTTCAGCAATATATTGTTCTGCTTGAATTAATAGTTGTACGAGTTCTTTTTTAGATAACTTCATGTATCTTGTTTTTGCATTCTTTATATTACGTTCCGTACTAATACGTCGATAATCGATAGGATTAACTTCAATAGCACTCTTTTGAATAGGCTTGTTAGCATGTAATTTTTGTTTGTACGTTACAAAAGTTTTTTCCAAAATATTCTAATTTAATTATACAAAAAATGATTGTTGCAGTAAATCTATTTTTTTGTTGTGGCAGTATATGAGGTCATATAGAGGTCTTCTAAAATAAAAAACACACCACTATCAAATAGTGATGTATCTCTTATTCATATAATGTGTAACATTGTATGAAAATAGTGTTTTTATATCTACTATGATTAAAAACACTTATTTAGTTTTACAGATTAATCATCTTTTTACGCTGGTATTTTTTCTTCTTTTTTCACGAAAACTGCAACATAACTATGTAAAATCATTCCGACAACAACAAGGCTCATTCCAACCCAAGATAAGGATGATGGCAATGGAGCAGATAATAAAATGAGTTCTCCAAGCAATGCGAATAGTACCTCACCAGACTGCGTTGCTTCAACAGTCGCTAGTTTTTGTGGGTCATCCTTTACAAGATCAGTCGCAAAGAAAAATAACACTGTAGCAATTAAACCGGAACTAATCGCTACAATAAAACATTGAAAAACCTGATCACTTGATGGTAATCCGGCCGTAACAGCCCCGTACCCAGATAACAGAAACCAAAATGGTAAACTTGCTAATGTCATACCTAGAACTCGTTGGAAAACATCCAATTCTCCCTTACAAACCTGCATCATTTTTCGATTACCAAGTGGATAAGCAAATGCTGCAACTATAACTGGAAGGACACATAAAACGGTTTCACGAATTCCTAAAGAAGAAGCGTGTTCCACTTGCATGAGAACAACACCCATTAAAATAACACCAGACATCATCAATTCTTTGACTGGGATTTTTTTATGAAGAGAATCGTTTGCAAATAATGGTGTTAATAGAATACCTGCAATAATCGTAATTTGCCATGTTGAGGCAACGAGCCATCCTGGACCGAATGATCCCGCGAAGCTTAAGGGTGCATAAAAGAGCCCGAATCCAATAATACTCCATAACAACCATTCTTTTGGATTTGTTTTCATATATTGAAAGAGTTGTTTTAAATTTCCCCTATACATGACAATGATAAGGAGTAAGGGAACCATAAAAAAGTATCGTAACGAAGCACTCCATATCCAGCTTCCCCCTTGTAAATCCATCGCTCGATTGAAAATAAATGTAAAGGCAAAGAAAAAAGATGCCAATACACCTGCTGCAATTGCTTTCATCCTAAAACCCCTTATTCTATTTTTCTTTTACTATATAACAAAATATATTTAAGTTGAAAATAACTCTTAATTTTCAAACATTTTTTTGGCATATAATTAATTACCTTACTTTTTCATATTGATACAATTTTCGTAGTCGACCAATGTGTGCCTGATGATATCGATTATGATCGGCAATATGCCATATTCCCCATCTAATCGTAGCAGTTTCGCCTTTTTCATAAAACACTTCACGCTGTAAGTCTTCTTCCTTTAAATTCATACATTCCTTGTAAAACATGCTTTGGACTTCTTGATAATTTTGCATAAGTTGTTCCAAAGAATAGTTTGCGACTTGAGGTAATTCCCTGTTTTCATCTAGCATAGGACCATACGTTTCCTGTAACTTCGATGGAAGTGGCTCATTTTTCAAACGATACACCCAATACAAATCAACAATCGCTAAGTGTCGCAAAAGTTGACCAATGCTATTCTCATCTCCGCTTGGACCTTTATACACTAATTCTTCTAATCCTACATCATAAACTAAGTCTACTAATCTGTTGAATGTATCTCTTACAGTAGCGTATAAAATTGCGACTTGAGGATTCATTCCTTGTTCCAAATATAAATCTTTCATTGTAATTCCTCCTTTCAGGTAAAGCTTTTTTGTTTTAAACATTGTATGCCCCTTCTTAAATATTCTTTTAAAGAAACAACACCATATGCTCTTCATCACGATATTCGTTATTTATTTTTAATGCTCTTTTTTCTAGTCCATACGTTGTAAATCCAATAGATTTATAAAGCCCTTTAGCAGATTCATTGTTAGAAACAACGCCTAAACAAAGTTGTTCTATGTGTAATTCTTTCGCTTTTTCTATTACTGCTTGTAATAAATCTCGTGCATACCCATTCCCTCTACTATGGGCATCAACATACATCGCCACAATATGCCCTTTATGCTTAAAGGCTAACTTTTGTTCGGTTAATAGTGTTACCACACCAAGTAATGTATCACTTTCATTAAATACTCCAAATGTATAGCTAGTATGTGATTGTAAATTTTGAGTTACTTGTTCAATTGGGTTTTCTTTTTTTAGCGCTTCTTCATAGGTTGTAACGAACGCTTCTGGATTGATTTGTAATGCTTGCAATCGTAAGTCCCAATATTTTGCTGCATCACATTCAGATAAAATTCGTATCATTTTCTATATCTCCCCCATCATAAACTTACCTATCATCAGATTCAAAAAGAGAATATTTTCTTTTAACGCCTTTTTGTTTACATAATATTTTTATAGTTCACAAAAGATATTCAATGCCCGTTGTTCATAACCATTTGTTCAATTCATACACATTTCAATCCATTTTCTTGTATCCTCACGTGTAAATGGTGGATATTGATCAGGTACGACTAAGTGTTTTGTGACTTCTCTATCTAATGACCATTGATATCGATCTTCTGTATCATGTAATGACAGTTCTCTTAATTGAACAATTGATACATCCATTTTTTCTATCCCCTTTTATTTAAACTTCCACTCTATTATTTCCCAATCGAAAAACCTTCAAATAATCTGCCTCCATACATCTCTAGCACTCTTTCAACAAATATGATAAGTTCTTCTTTTTCACCTGTTTTATAAAAGTGGTCAAAGGCTCTAACAAAATCCGCCGCAAACTCTTCATCATATTTTTTCAAAGTCTTAAAAAACCACTTGGAATGTCCTACCCATTGACCATTTACTCGAAGTACAAATTCATGCAAAAGATTTGCTAGATGATTTGCAATAAATAATTCCTCTTCCCTTTTTGTTGCTCCAATAAAGTCATCTAACATATCTGTAATAAAATATCGTTTCTGCTTGATTACTTCTTCAATCCAACGTTCAGGTCCTTTATCTAATAATTGCTGTGCTTCTTTTTTTAAATCCGTTACAATTTTCTCAGTATCTTTTAATACAATTCCTTCGACAACAAGTTGTGGTAAAGAAGGTCTTCCACGTTCACAATCACTTTTAAAAAAATCTTTATACGATGTAAAGTTATGTACAAATACTTCTACTGGCCATCCATAAGCTAAAAAGGATTCGCGGTAACAAGAAGTGAGACTATGACCAAATATAACAATATCAAGATCAGATGTTTTTGTATCCTCACCTCTTGCAACACTTCCACC
This region includes:
- a CDS encoding GNAT family N-acetyltransferase, whose translation is MKATYYKGLTMRPIKENEVDQFSNLMKYVFQVSKKMIDDEGKMVQKKSHQLKPGTALGWFDKDKLISQIVVLPFQVNIHGVIYEMGGVTGVGTYPEYAGHGLMNSLMKESLKTMRESGQYISYLFPYSIPYYRKKGWEIISDMIEYQIKDTQLPRYRGDINGRVRRVNLKSKEKEKIYNDFAKKTNGAMIRNTLAWEERFREETIDLQLAVYYTDEDVPEGYLFYRVLEEKFYIEEMIYLNEEARRGLWNFISAHFSMVYFVKGKTCVHEPVAFLLEDSEIKQTIAPYYMGRIVDVLGFLKQYPFERVKNEKLILHIDDPILEWNKGIFTLEWNNEKQLRITYQETTNRAEGVFLTIQTLTTMLLSYKRPTFLKDIGRIKGDDEMIKALEDLIPDSPPCFFDYF
- a CDS encoding type 1 glutamine amidotransferase family protein, giving the protein MQTKKVYLYVFNTMSDWEYGYLIAELNSGRYFKKDLAPLKVVTVGANKEIITTMGGLSIKPDISLDECTLESKDLLVLPGGTTWREDIHQPILKKIGEALNLGTIVAAICGATEGLANMGYLDFRKHTSNNLEYIKMVCPNYKGEKFYEMGPAVSGENLVTASGVAPLEFAMEVLKKLDVFAPDTLHSWYNLNKTHKPEYFFQLMNSINR
- a CDS encoding multidrug resistance efflux transporter family protein, which codes for MKAIAAGVLASFFFAFTFIFNRAMDLQGGSWIWSASLRYFFMVPLLLIIVMYRGNLKQLFQYMKTNPKEWLLWSIIGFGLFYAPLSFAGSFGPGWLVASTWQITIIAGILLTPLFANDSLHKKIPVKELMMSGVILMGVVLMQVEHASSLGIRETVLCVLPVIVAAFAYPLGNRKMMQVCKGELDVFQRVLGMTLASLPFWFLLSGYGAVTAGLPSSDQVFQCFIVAISSGLIATVLFFFATDLVKDDPQKLATVEATQSGEVLFALLGELILLSAPLPSSLSWVGMSLVVVGMILHSYVAVFVKKEEKIPA
- a CDS encoding DinB family protein, producing the protein MKDLYLEQGMNPQVAILYATVRDTFNRLVDLVYDVGLEELVYKGPSGDENSIGQLLRHLAIVDLYWVYRLKNEPLPSKLQETYGPMLDENRELPQVANYSLEQLMQNYQEVQSMFYKECMNLKEEDLQREVFYEKGETATIRWGIWHIADHNRYHQAHIGRLRKLYQYEKVR
- a CDS encoding GNAT family N-acetyltransferase encodes the protein MIRILSECDAAKYWDLRLQALQINPEAFVTTYEEALKKENPIEQVTQNLQSHTSYTFGVFNESDTLLGVVTLLTEQKLAFKHKGHIVAMYVDAHSRGNGYARDLLQAVIEKAKELHIEQLCLGVVSNNESAKGLYKSIGFTTYGLEKRALKINNEYRDEEHMVLFL
- a CDS encoding nucleotidyltransferase domain-containing protein — encoded protein: MNGLEAAKKIVTSQFPNCDVALLGGSVARGEDTKTSDLDIVIFGHSLTSCYRESFLAYGWPVEVFVHNFTSYKDFFKSDCERGRPSLPQLVVEGIVLKDTEKIVTDLKKEAQQLLDKGPERWIEEVIKQKRYFITDMLDDFIGATKREEELFIANHLANLLHEFVLRVNGQWVGHSKWFFKTLKKYDEEFAADFVRAFDHFYKTGEKEELIIFVERVLEMYGGRLFEGFSIGK